The following nucleotide sequence is from Triticum dicoccoides isolate Atlit2015 ecotype Zavitan chromosome 7B, WEW_v2.0, whole genome shotgun sequence.
tttttttaggaaattagctagggcaattttttatgaaaatgcctaaacagtaatCTCATCTAGGTTAATTAACTTAGATGAATTTAGTTATGAACCCTAGGAATTAGCAGTTGtgctactagtagatgttaattagatcaaCTTAGGTTAATCAGGTTAGGGCAGTAGAGCGGCAGCATATAACAGGACCCTAGGAATTAacttaggttaattaggttagggcagtagtggtactagtagatgttaattagatgttttttagttagggaagtagagttttactaggttaattaggtgaagttaaatgaatgacctaaatgaatgaaattagtagttaactggatTTTTAGGACAAATTTGTATATGCTTAAGTACTTAACTAAATATTAATTTTAGGACAAACTTGTATATGCTTAAGTAGTTAAGTAAATATATTATAGGGTTGTATATATAGTTGCTCAAGTACTTATATAGTTGTTCTGCACCCAATGTATGCTTAAGTAATTGTATAATTCCTAGTGTTCATCAATGGGTGcttaagtagttgtagatgcttaagtagctagctagggttcatctaattagttagtacttgtagatgcttaagtactaGGATAGTAGGGTTAGGGAAGTAGGGTTAGGGCAGTAGGACATAATTTGaattgagttctagggttcataatttcaaatttgtgtagattttcttgaagtgtgaaacattgaagtggtcatgatatatgaaaaTTTCTCGATTGTGTCCAAGTggtcttttgttgtttccagggcatGAAgccgagttgcctatgttttgccggaatgttgattcatttttgttGCGGCAAATTTCAcatgctcgatttgtccactttttagcaaaggtcatgccgaaattttccgtgaatttcaggatgacttgtgctacaaactatatTAAACCTATTCTATCTCTAACTCTTACTTCTACCTTAAACACAACTATATTCTAACAAGCCCGGGAGTGGATGTAGCCGAGCGGGGAAGAAAAGGTGACCTAGGAAGAGGGAAAAAAATTACTTCATGGATGGCCAGCCGAGTATAGTTGAGAGTCGGGACAGCCATGGAGTAAAAGTCTACTCCTCTAAAGGATATAAGGATTGCTTAGGTGCGGTTGAAACGAGCAAAAGCGATTTTTTACTCTAAATCTTTTGAGGGGTTGGCCATAGATTCTCTAACTATGCACAAATCGTTGCTAGAACCATCCCACTTCTGCCGCGAAAACTCATTCCTTGCAATGACACACTAAGTGAGAACGCATTGTAGAGGGGCTATAGTTGGCGTGCCTTAGCGTACGAACTAGAAGCTTTCGACTTGAAGCAACAGGTCACCCTTGGAAATTCTGTAGAGATAATATTTGATATACAGACTGCCCAAACTAATCATCCTTCGAGCACATGGCGCCACAGAAGGTTATTCCCGTGGTGCGTATAGTATGCTCTGGCAGTTTATGGGATAATTGCCTTCCGCTGAAACTTGTTCTTCGTGATAGATTCATGGCTGCATTGCATGTTACGCTGGACGCCAATCATGAACGATTGAACGGCCTCGGTGACATCTAGTTTCTTCCCCTTTTTTTCTGCATTGACTTGGCCGTTTAGCCGCGTCCGAATCAGTTGATAACTGAGGCGGTTGTATTGAGATGGTAGTTAGCACATGCCTGTGCACATAGATAACAGGTTGTCACACGTCGACATGCACCCAAGACTACGTAACCGGCCGGCCGGCATATGTATAAATACAGGGATTGCGAGGACAAATACACATCATCCATTCATTTCCTCGACATAGATATTGCTAGTACTGAAACATTCTTGTCCGTAGCCATTTAATTGGAGCTTAGTTCGATCGTGCAACTGGTTAAGATCCATGGCGGTCAGGTATTTGCTGCTCCCTCTGGCCCTGCTGGCTCTCGCAGCTACCTCGGCTGCGGTGGCTCAGCTGGAGATCGGCTTCTACAGAAAAACATGCCCGGACTCCGAGAAGATCGTCCGCGGGGAGATGGCCAAGATCATCGCCGCTGCGCCCAGCCTCGCCGGCCCGCTCCTCCGTCTCCATTTTCACGACTGCTTCGTCAGGGTACGTGACTTGCGTAGCCTGTTCTCGTATTTCTGTTGCTATTGATCATGAAATATATGCTTACATGTCCGTGCATGCAACGCAAATAAAATTGCAGGGTTGTGACGCCTCTGTCCTGCTGGAATCGACCGACGGCAACGTGGCGGAGAAGGACGCCAAGCCGAATAAGAGCCTGCGAGGGTTCGGCTCCGTCGAGCGCGTGAAGGCCAAGCTCGAGGCCGCGTGCCCGGGTATCGTCTCCTGCGCTGACGTCCTTACCCTCATGTCCCGTGACGCCGTCGTGCTGGCCAAGGGTCCGTCCTGGCCGGTGGCTTTGGGCAGGAGAGACGGCAGAGTGTCCAGGGCCACGGAGGCTAGCAAAGAGCTGCCCCCGGCCTCCGGCGATGTCCCTCTGCTCGCCAAGATCTTCGCCTCCAAGGGCCTCGACCTCAAGGACCTCGTCGTCCTCTCCGGCGCCCACACGCTCGGCACGGCGCACTGCCCGTCCTTCGCCGACCGGCTCTACAACGGCACCGGCGAGAACGATGCCTATGGCCTCGTCGACCCATCTCTGGACAGCGAATACGCCGACAAGCTAAGGCTCAAGTGCAAGAGCGTTGATGACCGTACTATGCTGTCGGAGATGGACCCCGGGAGCTTCAAGACCTTCGACACCAGCTACTATCGCCACGTCGCCAAGCGGAGGGGCCTCTTCCGCTCCGATGCCGCGCTCCTCTTCGACAACACCACCAGGGACTACGTCCAGCGCATCGCCACCGGCAAGTTCGACGGCGAGTTCTTTAAGGACTTCAGCGCGTCCATGATCAAGATGGGCGACGTCGACGTAGTCACCGGGGCCGAGGGAGAGATCAGGAAGAAGTGCTACGCCCCCAATTAGCATCCCTTGATTCTTAATTAGTTGTTGTAACTGCACTGCATCTCTGTCTGATATTATCTACTGTAGTGTGATGTATTATTGTCAGTGGTATTTAGTAAATTATTTCGTTGCCAAGGTCCATGGTCGTAGCTACATGCTACATAAATGCATGTATGGCAGTACTGTTTTCTTGTGTCATTGTGTGCTGCGCACATAAACCTAACTGATCAAGGATAGCAAGTCATCTTTAGCGGAATGAAAAGAGATAAGTCTACTTAGGATAGTAAGTCAATCACTATTTCGAAGTTCAGGATTGAGTCTTAAACATAGTGGTAAGTTGAAAGTTGTACAGTGGACTTATCTCTAACGAAAATATAATCCTTATAAAAAATGAACCTTGCCTGAAAAACCAAACGAGTATAATCCAATTTAATTTGGAAACACCAGTGTGTTTTCCTCAGTCTATACATGCTGCTGTTTAATTAAAAATTGTTCTTGTTCTATGTAAGTACGTCACAgtgtaaggcctcctttggtttacatGAATTCTGTAAGAATTTTgtaggataggatttctatagaAAATATTCCTTTTGAGTCATTTGCTttctatgaatggattcctattcgtATGCAGAATTGATTtctatccttcacatttcaaaggaaaaaaaATTAGCTAGGACCAATGAAAAATATTCATATTAGATGGACCAAATGATAATTTTTTCTAtaagaattgagatacatgtcatcccaTTTACGATGACTTTTCTATATTCATATAATTAATATTTTGATTCTATGAAACAAAAGAGGCCTAATATGAGACTACGAGTTAgcctctaagagcatctctagcagaccctgtAAAAAGCCGACCCGCATATGGCGTTTACAGTTCGACGTCGAACTGTTTTGCGGGTTGAAATCGTGCGCGGCAAAGTAGACCCCGTATATGAaactgcataatttgaaaaaaaacTTTCTCGGGAGAAATTGCAACCATActagttcatcacatactacatgATCATACACTAGTTCATCATATACTACATGATCATACATACTACATTGTATCACTACTACTAGGGGGTGGGGGATCTCGCGGCGGCGAGGCCGAGGTCGACGTACCAAA
It contains:
- the LOC119335846 gene encoding peroxidase 1-like; the encoded protein is MAVRYLLLPLALLALAATSAAVAQLEIGFYRKTCPDSEKIVRGEMAKIIAAAPSLAGPLLRLHFHDCFVRGCDASVLLESTDGNVAEKDAKPNKSLRGFGSVERVKAKLEAACPGIVSCADVLTLMSRDAVVLAKGPSWPVALGRRDGRVSRATEASKELPPASGDVPLLAKIFASKGLDLKDLVVLSGAHTLGTAHCPSFADRLYNGTGENDAYGLVDPSLDSEYADKLRLKCKSVDDRTMLSEMDPGSFKTFDTSYYRHVAKRRGLFRSDAALLFDNTTRDYVQRIATGKFDGEFFKDFSASMIKMGDVDVVTGAEGEIRKKCYAPN